The Streptomyces sp. NBC_00178 genome contains a region encoding:
- a CDS encoding helix-turn-helix domain-containing protein → MFTPERLVLARKRRRMTLAALSRESGFSAQSITAFENARKTPSEETLSSLAAALRFPMSFFYAPPAPDMVPGAVSFRAPSKMSAAERDSALSCGSIAATLNHWLEEHFTLPEPDVPTYGDLTPETAAEQVRADWGLGEAPAPNMVHLLEAHGVRVFSLAPDCLDADAFSTTRHGTPYILLNTRKTGERGRFDAAHELGHLVLHSGYQTPRGPAAETAADAFASAFLMPKAGMLAQQVNNASVERILSAKRRWGVSAMAFSYRLRTLQLLSEWRFQQTAKQLAQLGYRKGEPGSTMVRENSKLISKVFEALRADKVPVSELAKAVHIYPEELNHYVFGLAPISFRGGEQKSAPARPALSLVR, encoded by the coding sequence ATCACGGCGTTCGAGAATGCACGCAAGACCCCGTCCGAGGAAACACTTTCCTCACTCGCCGCGGCCCTCCGCTTCCCCATGTCCTTCTTCTACGCGCCACCAGCTCCAGACATGGTCCCCGGCGCCGTCAGCTTCCGCGCCCCCTCGAAGATGAGCGCAGCTGAACGCGACAGCGCTCTCAGCTGCGGCTCCATCGCCGCCACCCTGAACCACTGGCTCGAAGAGCACTTCACCCTCCCCGAACCAGATGTCCCCACCTACGGTGACCTGACGCCTGAGACTGCGGCCGAGCAGGTCCGCGCCGACTGGGGCCTTGGCGAAGCGCCGGCCCCCAACATGGTCCACCTCCTCGAAGCGCACGGGGTACGCGTCTTCTCCCTCGCCCCCGACTGCCTGGACGCGGACGCCTTCTCCACCACCCGGCACGGCACCCCCTACATCCTGCTCAACACCCGTAAGACCGGGGAACGAGGCCGCTTCGACGCCGCCCACGAACTGGGCCACCTCGTCCTCCACAGCGGCTACCAAACTCCCCGCGGCCCTGCCGCCGAGACAGCCGCCGACGCCTTCGCCTCCGCCTTCCTCATGCCGAAGGCAGGCATGCTCGCCCAGCAAGTCAACAACGCCTCAGTCGAGCGCATACTGAGCGCAAAGAGGCGCTGGGGAGTATCCGCGATGGCCTTCTCCTACCGCCTGCGGACCCTGCAGCTCCTCTCCGAATGGCGTTTCCAGCAGACCGCCAAGCAGCTTGCGCAACTCGGCTACCGCAAAGGCGAACCCGGCTCCACCATGGTCCGGGAGAACAGCAAGCTGATCTCCAAGGTCTTCGAAGCGCTACGAGCGGACAAAGTCCCCGTCAGCGAACTGGCGAAAGCAGTGCACATCTACCCCGAAGAGCTCAACCACTACGTCTTCGGCCTCGCCCCCATCAGCTTCCGAGGCGGCGAGCAGAAGAGCGCGCCCGCACGCCCTGCCCTCTCACTCGTACGGTGA
- a CDS encoding transposase family protein, protein MDLSSRTLQHLSGLLAGHRRRIGSRWRRLTCGRQALLVLAHLRCGDTYARLAAGFRVGIATVYRYIREAVDLLAAQAPTLEQAMRTVRRKAYVILDGTVLPIDRIAADQPYYSGKKKHHGMNVQVLADPAGRLIWASDALPGAVHDLTAARTHGIPAALAADGIKCWADKAYQGAGPAVRVPFRGKGLRGWRRRHNRDHAKIRSLGERAMATLKCWRLLRKLRCSTTRITTVVRAVIALELAT, encoded by the coding sequence ATCGATCTGTCCAGCCGCACCCTGCAGCACCTCTCCGGTCTCCTCGCAGGTCACCGCCGTCGAATCGGCTCCCGATGGCGTCGCCTGACCTGCGGCCGGCAAGCCCTGCTCGTCTTGGCGCACCTTCGCTGCGGCGACACCTACGCCCGCCTTGCAGCAGGTTTCCGCGTCGGGATAGCGACGGTCTACCGATACATACGCGAGGCCGTCGACCTCCTGGCCGCTCAGGCACCAACGCTGGAGCAGGCGATGCGGACCGTGCGGAGGAAGGCGTACGTGATCCTCGACGGCACCGTGCTGCCGATCGACCGCATCGCTGCCGACCAGCCGTATTACTCGGGGAAGAAGAAGCACCACGGGATGAACGTGCAGGTACTCGCGGATCCAGCCGGCCGTCTGATCTGGGCTTCGGACGCGCTGCCCGGGGCAGTACACGATCTGACCGCGGCCCGGACCCACGGCATTCCCGCCGCTCTCGCCGCCGATGGCATCAAGTGCTGGGCGGACAAGGCGTATCAGGGCGCAGGTCCTGCTGTCCGCGTCCCGTTCCGTGGCAAAGGTCTGCGCGGTTGGCGCCGGCGTCACAACCGCGATCACGCCAAGATCCGAAGCCTCGGCGAACGAGCCATGGCCACCCTCAAATGCTGGCGGCTCCTGCGGAAGCTCCGTTGCAGCACCACCCGGATCACCACCGTCGTCCGCGCCGTCATCGCCCTCGAACTCGCCACCTGA
- a CDS encoding HNH endonuclease family protein — protein MISLMRRGLPALALAALPLLATSCPAGAVMVPTPVEELPFTSYAPAQPPAGAPSVRMALPLFDAIDRLPVAAEHREGYQRTLYKHWNRGLNATDGCDTRREVILAEAVEAPAVAAGCKLTGGSWRSAYDNLVVTDAGRLDVDHFVPLAEVFDSEQTPWSAERREAYANDQDSPDTLIAVSAASNRSKSDKDPAQWMPTDGTYHCTYAATWVATKLRWDLAVDENERQALLGTAEDCGDTTVTYTPAP, from the coding sequence ATGATCTCCCTGATGCGGCGTGGTCTGCCCGCGCTCGCCCTCGCCGCCCTGCCCCTGCTCGCGACGTCGTGCCCCGCTGGCGCCGTGATGGTGCCCACGCCGGTGGAGGAGCTGCCCTTCACCTCCTACGCCCCGGCCCAGCCTCCCGCCGGCGCACCCAGTGTCCGGATGGCGCTGCCGCTGTTCGATGCGATCGACCGGCTCCCGGTCGCCGCAGAACACCGCGAGGGCTACCAGCGAACCCTGTACAAGCACTGGAACCGCGGCCTGAACGCCACCGACGGCTGCGACACCCGCCGAGAAGTCATCCTCGCCGAGGCTGTCGAAGCACCCGCTGTCGCGGCCGGCTGCAAGCTCACCGGAGGATCGTGGCGCAGCGCCTACGACAACCTGGTGGTGACAGACGCAGGCCGACTCGACGTCGACCACTTCGTGCCGCTGGCTGAGGTGTTCGACTCCGAGCAGACACCGTGGAGCGCGGAGCGGCGCGAGGCCTATGCGAACGACCAGGACAGCCCCGACACGCTGATCGCTGTCTCGGCCGCCTCCAACCGGTCCAAGTCAGACAAGGACCCCGCACAGTGGATGCCCACCGACGGGACCTACCACTGCACCTACGCCGCGACCTGGGTCGCGACGAAGCTCCGCTGGGACCTGGCCGTCGACGAGAACGAGCGCCAGGCGCTCCTCGGGACCGCGGAGGACTGCGGCGACACCACTGTCACCTACACACCCGCCCCGTAA
- a CDS encoding Shedu immune nuclease family protein yields MPAAGQATPSGADSTAVTCEETGEVLQGAAGQIDAGRVDKHAKAPGGLVILVVNPSTRGFLHVRCRGRPSNLPSGWKQLSLLTDQEYFEQERKSAAGPEAVWQKLFEENPWIFGYGLNLVACEPLNGGKLERFTTGANIFTGAGKRSDAVMRSKGFISSLLLCEIKTHLTPLLAATPYRLPDVYQVSKEVVGAVAQVQKTAHKALRQVAGELHTLYEDSGAPTDIEVATVRPKQVLVIGNLRQLTERNAGNPEKIASFEQYRRSVQDVEVITFDELYERACFIVGDR; encoded by the coding sequence TTGCCGGCCGCAGGTCAGGCGACGCCATCGGGAGCCGATTCGACGGCGGTGACCTGCGAGGAGACCGGAGAGGTGCTGCAGGGTGCGGCTGGACAGATCGATGCCGGACGGGTAGACAAGCACGCGAAGGCTCCTGGCGGACTGGTGATCTTGGTCGTGAACCCGTCTACCAGGGGCTTTCTTCATGTCCGCTGCCGGGGCCGCCCGTCTAACCTCCCGTCAGGTTGGAAACAGCTCAGTCTGCTGACCGACCAGGAGTACTTCGAGCAGGAGCGCAAAAGTGCGGCAGGCCCGGAGGCCGTGTGGCAGAAGCTCTTCGAAGAGAATCCTTGGATCTTCGGCTACGGTCTCAACCTCGTCGCCTGCGAACCGTTGAACGGCGGGAAGCTGGAGCGGTTCACAACCGGGGCCAACATCTTCACCGGCGCCGGGAAGCGCAGTGACGCTGTCATGCGCTCCAAGGGATTCATCAGCAGCCTGCTGCTCTGCGAGATCAAGACTCATCTCACGCCTCTGCTGGCAGCCACACCGTACCGGCTTCCGGACGTCTACCAAGTATCCAAGGAAGTTGTCGGCGCCGTGGCGCAGGTGCAGAAGACCGCGCACAAGGCCCTTCGTCAGGTCGCAGGTGAGCTGCACACGCTCTACGAAGACAGTGGCGCCCCGACCGATATCGAGGTCGCCACCGTCCGCCCCAAACAGGTGCTGGTGATCGGAAATCTTCGTCAGCTCACGGAACGCAATGCGGGTAACCCTGAGAAGATCGCCTCTTTCGAGCAGTACAGGCGATCCGTCCAGGACGTCGAGGTCATCACGTTCGACGAACTCTACGAACGGGCCTGCTTCATCGTCGGTGACCGCTGA